Part of the Musa acuminata AAA Group cultivar baxijiao chromosome BXJ3-10, Cavendish_Baxijiao_AAA, whole genome shotgun sequence genome, TCTATAGCaacttttataaaaaattattttaatgacCTACAAGGAAATTTATCAATGATGTAAAAAGAATTTATCATTTGCAAGGAGCCACtctatgttattattattattatttcttggtAATGGCATCTTTCTGAGCTGACTGAAGTTGCTTGTAAGCGCTGACTCTTTGGATTCATGTaggatactttttgaaatcaaagACCGAGTTCTTGGAATGATGCAGCTGTCTTGTAAGAATCTTATCTTCCAATAATTAAAAGATGCATGAGAAGTCTATGCTGAATCTTGGTTGTTGAGCTGACAAGTAGTTATCCAGATGGCTTATACAAATGCACTGAAGATTTCGGAAGACCACAGTCCATAGTtctgacatgatgcttccatgatTCTCGATCAGCACACAAGGATCTCTATTAGGTTCTGGAGCTGCAAAGTCAACCTTGGtgaaaaaagaatatgaaatcCACTCTCAGAAAATATGCTGAAGCTGAAGTGTTATTTGTTTTTACCCCAAAATTTTTTGGGGAGCTTGGGGCTCAAAATTCTTACTCTGCACATAGTCTTAACCACTGTAGTCTCAGAAACGGTGATATATGTCGAGTTATGTATATTGTGTCGATACATTCGAACATGCAACAAATGTACTAACACTGTGTCAAGATTCATGATGATTGTCAACAAGTCACAAATATATATGCAAAACATACTTCATTTCCTCTTCGACAACTTGTcacaatattataaatatttatttgcaATGGGCCATCAATCAGTGTTCAGAAGACTTTACATACTACATCAATTGGTGCTTCCATTGATATCTATTTTTCTAATTAATATTACAAAAATATGATCCATATAGTTGAGCtttgatttttaaaataataaatttgggaaccatttatttatttcttcttatttacttatatatattatgtatatataagtgtatatatatgtgtatatatatacatatatatatgtatatatataatgccTACGAATATAAGATGTGAcaccataaaatatatatatatatgcatatatatgtgtatatatatatatatatgtatatatatatatatgtatatatatatatatatatatatatgtatacatatatatatatatatatatatgtatacatatatatatatatatatatgtatgtatacatatatatatatatatgtatgtatatatatatatatatgtatgtatatatgtatgtatatatatgtatttatatgtatatatgtatatatatacatatatacatatatataaatatatataagtacatatatatatatatatatgtatgtatgtatatatgtatgtatatatataaatatatatatgtatttatatatatatatgtgtatatatatgtatatatatgtatatatttatatacatatatatatatatacatatatacatgtatatatatatgtgtatgtatatatatgtatatttatatacatgcatatatatatatatattcgtaggcattatatatatacaaatatatatatatatatatatttgtatatatataatgcCTATGAATATAAGATGTGACACcataaaatatacatatatatatatatatatatgtatacatatgtatacatatgtatacatatgtatacatatgtatacatatgtatacatatgtatacatatgtatacatatgtatacatatatatatatatatatatatatatatgtatacatatatatacatatatatatatatgtatacatatatatatatatatataaatatatgcatatatatatgtatattttatgGTGTCACATCTTATATTCATAggcattatatatatacatacatacatatatatatatatatatatatatatatatatatatatatatatatatgtatatatatatatatgtatatatatatatatgtatatatatatatatgtatatatatatatatgtatatatatatatatatgtatatatataatgcctacgaatatatatatatatgcatgtatataaatatacatatatatatatacacatatatatatatacatgtatatatgtatatatatatatatgtatatatatatatacatatatatacatatatatacacatatatatataaatacatatatatatttatatatatacatacatatatacatacatacatatatatatatatatgtacttatatatatttttatatatgtatatatatacatacatatatacatatatatatatatacatacatatatacatatatatatatatatacatatatatatatatacatacatatatatatatatatatacatacatatatatatatatacatacatatatatatatatatatatatatatatatatatatatatatacatacatacatatatatacatacatacatatatatatatatatatatatatatatatatatatatatatatatatatatatacatatatatatatatatatacatatatatatatatatatatatatatatatatatatatatatatacatacatatatatatatacatacatacatacatatatatacatacatacatacatatatatacatacatacatacatatatatatatatatatatatatatatatatatatatatatatatatatacatacatacatatatatatatatatatatacatacatacatatatatatatatatacatacatacatatatatatatatatatatacatacatatatatatatatatatatatatatatatatatatatatatatatatatatatatatatatatatagcattgtTTACTACTTCGCCACACTCGCCTACCACTTGAAACTATTGGATCGATCCGTTCGATAGATCAGTGGAGAGGGGAAGAAGGAAAGGAAGGAGCTCGGCgatcgtatgtatatatatatatatgtatatatatatatatgtatatatatatatatgtatatatatatatatatatatatatacatacatatatatatatacatacatacatatatatacatacatacatacatatacatacatacatatatacatacatacatatatatacatacatacatatatatatatatatatatatatatatatatatatatatatatatatatacatacatacatatatatacatacatacatatatatacatacatacatacatatacatacatacatatatatacatacatacatatatatacatacatacatatatatatatatatatatatatatatatatatatatatatatatatatatatatatatatatatatatatatatatatatatatatatatatatatagcattgtTTACTACTTCGCCACACTCGCCTACCACTTGAAACTATTGGATCGATCCGTTCGATAGATCAGTGGAGAGGGGAAGAAGGAAAGGAAGGAGCTCGGCGATCGTCGTGGTGATCAGGTAAGGATGACGGAGGCGGTGGTGTAGAAGAAGACGGGGATGACGAGCGTGTGGGAGATGCCGCTCCTCCAGGATGGACCGCCGCCGGGCGGATTCCCGCCCGTGCGGTGCGCCCGGCGCATCCCCATCAAGGGCCCCAGCGCCGCCTCCATCTTCCTCGTCGCCCTTGGCGCCTTCTCTTGCGGAATGTACCAGGTCGACCAGGGTAATCGCATCCGCCGGTAGGTTGCTTGCCGCCCTCCGACGTTCCCTAATTAGTCCTCTTCTTTTGCTATGCTCGAAAAAGATTTATATCTTGTTTGGATCACGATGGACCCAAAAACTTCTCTTGATCCTGTCTTGGTATAAGCGGAAAGAGAAGAGCTGATTCGATGCATTTAGTTTTCTTGCAATTATCTTTCTGCTGGATTGAAATTGAGGAAAAAGGTTTAAATTTTATGCTGGACATACTTGGTAGTCACAATTTCACAACAAGAGGCGTTATCGTCGTGATGCTTAGAGTAAATTCGTGGATTCTTGGCGTGCTTGCGCGCATCAAACATTGTGATGGGTGAGAAACACCCCCATGCACTTGATTGTCCTAAATACCATAGATACTCCTATGATGTTAGCACTTGGCATGAATACCTTTTGGAACCTAATACATACGCCTGAGGTTTTTACATCCGTATATCCGAAAGAAGTGGGGATATATGAATGTTTATCTATTATTCATGATATTTGTTGTATGTTTTTGACAAAAATCAAACTTATTTATTAACCAGAGTAGTCTGCTGTGGCTACAACAAAATTTATGCCTGCTAAGTAGTAGGAAGAATACTTGTGCGGTACAATAGCCCTATCATACTAGTAAAGACAGTTCCACATATGAACTACTCTTGGAAGAGCGGTTTGGACATCCTTTAAAGAACACTCTAAGAAGACCTCTTTCATTGGAATGAAGTTTTATATCGATTGTTTTTTATCTTAGATCCCTTAATTCAAGTGGGAACCTCATATGGCCTACGAATATGGAAGTCCATGTAGAATGGCTTGTGCTTGCAAGTCATCTCTCAGTAGCATCCTCATATATCGGACTCATTCATTTCTACTACTTTTACTGCAGGGTTTACACAGTAGAGTGACTCCTTCAATTTGTATGCTGTGcttagtgcatatatatatatatatatatgtgtgtgtgtgtgtgtgtgtgtgtgtgtgtgaaatatAGTTCTGTTCTTACATTCATTGTTGCAAACAATagagtatatgtgtgtgtgtgtgtgaaatatAGTTCTGTTCTTACATCCATTGTTGCAAACAATAGAGTATATGCATTTTTGTGTGAAATGTTCTTTCTAACTCAGTGCATTTAATGCTGCTCGCAGAGCCATACTACCAATGCTTCAAGCTGAGAAGATGAAAGGTAAATAAATACATCAAGTTTGCAAGCTCGACACTACCCGTCAAAATATTCATTTCCTTTCTGTAACACTAAATATGGGGTGGTATACTATGGAGTCATTTAGGTTTGTGAAGGAGTGGAAGAAATATTTGGAAGAGGAGGCCAGGATTATGAAAGATGTTCCTGGATGGAAGGTAGGAGAGAGTGTGTATAACTCTGGAAGGTGGATGACTCCAGCAACAGGTGAGCTGCGACCGGACGTCCGGCGATTTCAAGATTCAGCTACCATGAGATCTATGTAAGTT contains:
- the LOC135651185 gene encoding NADH dehydrogenase [ubiquinone] 1 alpha subcomplex subunit 13-B-like gives rise to the protein MTSVWEMPLLQDGPPPGGFPPVRCARRIPIKGPSAASIFLVALGAFSCGMYQVDQGNRIRRAILPMLQAEKMKGL